The Capsicum annuum cultivar UCD-10X-F1 chromosome 3, UCD10Xv1.1, whole genome shotgun sequence genomic sequence atttgtttttggaTACCGAGTTTAAAAAGgcaaataaatacttttgaatctTCTGGTATTAgattaaagatatatatattaaatgtaccaaaatactctttaatcttTCTGATCTTAAACATATCTTGTGGAAAGCTGAAACTAAAAAAATGCTAAAcaaagagtattttttttttaactcatcGGTGGAATGGAGAAAAAAATGGTCTCTTTATATGACATTGGACAACCTTCTAGTGTGAGCTAATTTTTGAAATTACGTTAGGCCAAAGATCCATTTTTTACTTAAATCAAGAcatataatttgaattttgaagtCACTTGACAACTTGTCTTCCCAAGTTGACTATAAATACCTCAACATATGTAGAGGCAAAACACACAAATTGTAGTAATTAAAGCATTTTGAGTGAGAGAAAGAAAAGTATGAGTCAATTAGCAATGGTTAACACTACTATTAAACGTCCATTGGTAAATTATCACAAAAGTGTTTGGGGAGACTATTTTCTCTCCTACACTCCTCAACTCACAGTATGTTTCTGTACCCATACACTCATATACGTCTCGTTTTTCTGTGAGATAGGTTTGGTGATAGTTTGGTATACATCATATATGTTTCTTTGTTCATATCAATAGTAGTACGTAACATTAATTACTCTCGTAGATTTTAATTCTTGTCCTATGATTTTTGTTACCTCAGATTGTTTCTTCTGCTTCGGTTGTGGGATAGGTTTGGTGATAGTTTGGTATATCGTATTTGTTTCTTTGTTCATATCAATAGTAGTACGTAACATTATTCTTGTATAGTTTCTTGTCCTACGATTTTTGTTACCTCGGATTGTTTTGTTTCTTGTGTGCTTCGGTTGTGGGATAGGTTTGGTGATAGTTTGGTGTATCGTATTTGTTTCTTTGTTCATATAAGTAGTAGTACGAAACACTATTCTCTTATAGTTTCTTGTCCTACGATTATTGTTACCTCGGATTGTTTCGTGTGTGCTTTGATTATTGCATTATTATCGtataattttggtattgttattgttccttgattatttttttgaatgCAACGtaatattttccctattattgGCTCTATCcttatttacttttgtattttgttcttttccAAATTTCCGTATACATACTCTATCCTCCCTAGACACTACCTAGCACAATAATTCTTATGATTAATTATTGGTGCAGGAAATTAGTAGCCAAGAAAAACTTGAACAtgaagagttgaaagaaaaagtgAGGCAAATGTTAGTGGAAACTCCTGATAATAGTATACAAAAACTTGTCTTAATTGATACAATCCAACGATTGGGAGTGGGATATCATTTCGAAAATGAGATTAAAATATCTATTCAGAATATTTTTGATGAGTCCGATCAGAGTAAAAATGAAGATGATTTCGACGATCTTTACGTTGTTGCTCTTCGTTTTCGACTAGTGAGACAGCAAAGGCATTACATGTCTCCTGGTAACGCATCACTTCTCTATTATTCTATATATGCAGCTTTATTAATTAATGTCAACTActacttccttttttttttttttaattgtttcaaTATTATTTGGGTAAACTTTAAACGTATATGGCTTTTTTTCTAGAGCCATATAATTTACTATATTCGTCAAGCCAAAACTTCCAAGGTGAAATCAAGCATCTTTTAAATCTCTATCATGCATGTCAAATTATCAAGAATTAAAAGATAGGATTATTATTagctaaaataacatcaatatgccCTTTAACTTccacccttacaaagtaattacaaaactttcaactaattatgtatctttattggatgtatcaaggaactaattatgtatctcgatagacccaaaatctaaaaattatatcgggagctaattatgtactCCCTCCATTCAAAAAGtaacctacttttctttttagtccgtttaaaaaagaatgatctctttccctttttggtaatactttaatttcaactttccacatgacatttgacacaactttaatttaaggccacaagattcaaaagtttttttttattttcttaaactttgtaccaagtcaaagtaggtcattctttttgaaacaaaggGAGTATCTTTTACAAggaaaaatgtatctttgttggagatatcatgcatctcgacagacccaaaaacGGAAAAAATATATTggaagttaattatgtatctttacaaaggaaacaatatatcttcgttggatgtatctcaatagacccaaaatcaaaatctcagtaattatgcaaaatgttggcattttctataattaagctcTAAACTAtcagaatttatgttgtttgccctaATTTTAATATAATGCGTATATGTGCGTCATTTTATTTGGTCTctatatgttattattattttttttaaatcgtTTTCTATCTCATCATGATAATAATGAATCAGATGTgttcaagaaattcactaacaATGATGGCAAGTTCAAGGAAACTCTTACTAAAGATGTGTTAGGATTATTAAGTTTATACGAAGCAGCACATGTAAGAGTACACCATGAAGACATTCTTGAAGAAGCTCTAACTTTTACCACCACTCATCTCGAGTCCATGGGCCCTAAATTGGACAACTCACTCAAGGCCCAAGTTAGTGAAGCCTTGATCCGGCCCATTCATACAAATGTACCAAGAGTGGCAGCAAGAAAATACATGCCTATATACGAAAACATCGAATCACATGATGATTTGCTTTTGAAATTTGCAAAATTGGATTTCCACATTTTGCAAAAGGTGCATCAAAGAGAGCTTAGCGAACTTACAaggtatatacatattgtatctTCTTTAATTAATCGCGCGAATATACATGCTTCATGTGATACATTAGAATGTAACTAACCATTGtatacatataatatacatatgtagGTGGTGGAATGATTTGGATCCCGTAAACAATTTTCCATATGCAAGAGACAAATTGGTGGAGTGTTACTATTGGGCAATAGGGGTGTATTACGAGCCTCAGTATAGACGTGCAAGAAGAACGTTAACAAAATTAGTCGCTATTATCACTGTCACCGATGACCTCTATGATGCTTATGCAACTTATGATGAACTTGTGCCTTTCACAGATGCAGTCGAAAGGTGAATAACTACAAAACTTAATgggtaaagcatctagtaccctccTAAACTATGACTAGATTTGCTACGATACATTCTAACTTCACGGGAGTCCTATTACCctcgaactaaattttagcgtactTTTTTCACCTTTTAAGCTAACATGACACCTTTGATTTGGGccctattttatgtaataaaagtgccacgtcagcacaaaagggtgacaaaaaaacactaaaattgagttcagggagGTAATAGGATccatgtgaagttggagtgtctcgtcacaactttgaccatagttcgacTTCGAGGGGTATTGAATGCTTATCTCAAACTTAATTATCAGTTCTTTGTAATTTTATCGTGCTACATTGttgaataataaatataaatgttaTTTATGCATATGCAGATGTGACATTGGTGCTATGGATTCGATATCATCCTACATGAGACCTCTTTATCAAGTCTTTTTAGATTActttgatgaaatggaagaagaatcaaCCATAAATGGCAAATTAGACTATGTCTACTGTGCAAAAATTGAGGTAATTAAGCTTGCTATAGAgtccgtttggataggattaaaatctagTCAAATCAACTTTTAATCTCTTTTATGGTTTtttaaggtgtttggtaaaattaaaaagtgtttaaaaaaagctaaaaaccgATTAAACGAATAAAAACCCAgctttttgctttttagattaaaattcttttaggtttgatcaaaatatttacctttttatcccttatattttcttccaattccaacaatattcaaaacttgtagcccttaaatatatagttttttttttctttttctctttgccgcttcgcttcatctcttccctccaatttcctcttaatttttcttctttgtttcaaTCGAATCCATCATTACACCGAAgatttattcaaaaattttattttagaattaaaaattattaaaatttcaccttaattatggtgttaacaactttaaggatatttaagtcattttaatagCAAAAAATGTatttaacatcacttgtttaccaaatacatcaacaactttttttcagttttagcacttctaTCGAAACACTTATGtgcttaatttataagcacttattttcagcttttaatcacttaaactaaaaaactatttttctttaatcCTATTCAAACGGGCTCTAACTCGTTCTATTTAACCgattatattaaatatatcatCGATTTTAAAAGTATATACTACTTGGAATTGAAATTCTACGTTTTAGACGAATAGGTGGACGAAAAGCTATCTTAAGGAAGTGGAATGGTTGAATGGTG encodes the following:
- the LOC107864346 gene encoding sesquiterpene synthase 14b isoform X1 encodes the protein MSQLAMVNTTIKRPLVNYHKSVWGDYFLSYTPQLTEISSQEKLEHEELKEKVRQMLVETPDNSIQKLVLIDTIQRLGVGYHFENEIKISIQNIFDESDQSKNEDDFDDLYVVALRFRLVRQQRHYMSPDVFKKFTNNDGKFKETLTKDVLGLLSLYEAAHVRVHHEDILEEALTFTTTHLESMGPKLDNSLKAQVSEALIRPIHTNVPRVAARKYMPIYENIESHDDLLLKFAKLDFHILQKVHQRELSELTRWWNDLDPVNNFPYARDKLVECYYWAIGVYYEPQYRRARRTLTKLVAIITVTDDLYDAYATYDELVPFTDAVERCDIGAMDSISSYMRPLYQVFLDYFDEMEEESTINGKLDYVYCAKIETNRWTKSYLKEVEWLNGGKIPKCEEYKRNATLTIAIPMLVVTCLIVMEEFVAKETFQWILNDSLVLPASSLINRLKDDIIGHEHEQQREHGASFVECYMKEYGASKQDAYAEIWKEIANAWKDINTEYLRATQVPTIVLEPAVNLARLVEILQGDDFTNSKYNLKDVISMLFVDSVMNHDHNCVGV
- the LOC107864346 gene encoding sesquiterpene synthase 14b isoform X2, giving the protein MSQLAMVNTTIKRPLVNYHKSVWGDYFLSYTPQLTEISSQEKLEHEELKEKVRQMLVETPDNSIQKLVLIDTIQRLGVGYHFENEIKISIQNIFDESDQSKNEDDFDDLYVVALRFRLVRQQRHYMSPDVFKKFTNNDGKFKETLTKDVLGLLSLYEAAHVRVHHEDILEEALTFTTTHLESMGPKLDNSLKAQVSEALIRPIHTNVPRVAARKYMPIYENIESHDDLLLKFAKLDFHILQKVHQRELSELTRWWNDLDPVNNFPYARDKLVECYYWAIGVYYEPQYRRARRTLTKLVAIITVTDDLYDAYATYDELVPFTDAVERCDIGAMDSISSYMRPLYQVFLDYFDEMEEESTINGKLDYVYCAKIEHEQQREHGASFVECYMKEYGASKQDAYAEIWKEIANAWKDINTEYLRATQVPTIVLEPAVNLARLVEILQGDDFTNSKYNLKDVISMLFVDSVMNHDHNCVGV